Proteins encoded in a region of the Bactrocera tryoni isolate S06 chromosome 4, CSIRO_BtryS06_freeze2, whole genome shotgun sequence genome:
- the LOC120776092 gene encoding zinc finger protein 2 homolog isoform X1: MESICRLCFQPAALFQVPGYNIPTCVKCSEHLTANGFYPSVRGGGSGGGAGASSAVDTQNLANVAAVAAQLSNNVAAAAGNNNVAAVNALAQQLQQQHQQQQQQQQQQQQQQQQQHQLQSTSSSESLHSSSEITEKQNRQNRRQVNLQNRAKLKMVTMSAFELEKTIQQLDVDSIFNEEGSCPLCNKTFSRKSSLLTHIRNHAAERKFVCNFCNKGFTQAANLRNHERIHTNDRPYVCVDCGKQFTQITNLNNHRRLHTGERPFVCIEPECGRSFAQVTNLNNHMKTHHKVQQYCCNQCPKKFTQVTSLNQHLQAHAGITGYYCPRCPDKTFKQQSQLHTHMKSHGMAFPYECTKCDEKFLQQAHLDQHLKMHDEFKYKCDTCPSSFNQETLLKKHVQRHLEGRYLTCPVANCNEAFAVRQHLSKHLLTNHAHNELPPPKRSKKSITLQSPQQPLAMIGQPLSIQHTVGQRMCSNTGRKRGRPRKNKEPLNPPIKVEINEPLHNQHVISNASGLSIQQQLSQHMQQQQQQQQQLHQQQQQQHQLLAHQVKARFIPTK; this comes from the exons CTGTTCCAAGTACCCGGCTATAATATACCCACCTGTGTTAAGTGCTCCGAACATCTAACCGCCAACGGTTTCTATCCATCTGTACGTGGCGGCGGATCTGGTGGTGGTGCTGGTGCCTCTAGTGCTGTGGATACGCAAAATTTAGCAAATGTCGCAGCAGTTGCAGCGCAACTAAGCAATAACGTGGCCGCTGCTGCTGGCAACAACAACGTTGCTGCTGTCAACGCTTTGGCACAACAattgcaacagcaacatcaacaacagcaacaacagcagcagcagcagcaacaacaacaacagcaacaacatcaattACAATCAACAAGTTCTTCCGAAAGTTTACATTCATCATCTGAGATTACAGAGAAG CAAAACCGGCAAAATCGTCGCCAGGTTAATTTGCAGAATCGCGCGAAATTAAAAATGGTCACAATGTCAGCATTTGAGTTGGAGAAGACCATACAACAGTTAGAC GTGGACTCGATTTTCAACGAGGAGGGCTCCTGTCCGCTCTGCAACAAGACCTTTTCGCGCAAATCTTCATTACTCACACACATACGGAATCACGCAGCGGAGCGGAAGTTCGtttgtaatttttgcaataaag GTTTTACACAGGCGGCCAATTTGCGCAATCACGAACGCATCCACACAAACGATCGtccgtatgtgtgtgtggattgTGGCAAGCAGTTTACACAG ATCACAAACTTGAATAATCATCGGCGTTTGCACACTGGTGAACGTCCCTTCGTCTGCATCGAACCCGAGTGTGGACGCTCGTTTGCGCAG GTGACCAATCTGAACAATCACATGAAGACGCACCACAAAGTACAGCAATACTGTTGCAATCAATGTCCgaagaagttcacacaagtcaCCTCGCTCAATCAGCATCTGCAAGCGCACGCCGGCATCACCGGCTACTACTGTCCACGCTGTCCGGACAAGACGTTCAAGCAGCAATCACAGCTGCACACACATATGAAGTCTCACGGCATGGCCTTCCCATACGAGTGCACCAAATGCGATGAGAAATTCCTGCAGCAGGCACATCTCGACCAGCACCTGAAGATGCACGACGAGTTCAAATACAAATGCGACACATGTCCCAGCTCATTCAACCAGGAGACGTTGCTCAAGAAGCACGTGCAGCGTCATTTGGAGGGCAG gtACCTCACCTGCCCGGTGGCCAATTGCAATGAAGCTTTCGCAGTGCGTCAGCATTTATCCAAACATTTGCTAACTAATCACGCACACAACGAGCTGCCGCCGCCGAAGCGTTCGAAGAAATCGATAACATTGCAATCGCCGCAACAGCCGTTGGCTATGATCGGTCAGCCGCTCTCCATACAGCACACAGTCGGCCAACGTATGTGTTCGAATACAGGAAGAAAGC GTGGTCGCCCGCGCAAGAACAAAGAACCGCTAAATCCTCCCATCAAAGTTGAGATTAACGAGCCGCTACACAATCAGCACGTCATCAGCAATGCCAGCGGCTTAtctatacaacaacaattaagccAACAtatgcaacagcagcaacaacagcaacagcaactgcatcaacaacagcaacaacagcatcaaTTGCTGGCCCATCAAGTGAAGGCGCGTTTCATACCGACCAAATAG
- the LOC120776092 gene encoding zinc finger protein 329 isoform X3, which translates to MESICRLCFQPAALFQVPGYNIPTCVKCSEHLTANGFYPSVRGGGSGGGAGASSAVDTQNLANVAAVAAQLSNNVAAAAGNNNVAAVNALAQQLQQQHQQQQQQQQQQQQQQQQQHQLQSTSSSESLHSSSEITEKVDSIFNEEGSCPLCNKTFSRKSSLLTHIRNHAAERKFVCNFCNKGFTQAANLRNHERIHTNDRPYVCVDCGKQFTQITNLNNHRRLHTGERPFVCIEPECGRSFAQVTNLNNHMKTHHKVQQYCCNQCPKKFTQVTSLNQHLQAHAGITGYYCPRCPDKTFKQQSQLHTHMKSHGMAFPYECTKCDEKFLQQAHLDQHLKMHDEFKYKCDTCPSSFNQETLLKKHVQRHLEGRYLTCPVANCNEAFAVRQHLSKHLLTNHAHNELPPPKRSKKSITLQSPQQPLAMIGQPLSIQHTVGQRMCSNTGRKRGRPRKNKEPLNPPIKVEINEPLHNQHVISNASGLSIQQQLSQHMQQQQQQQQQLHQQQQQQHQLLAHQVKARFIPTK; encoded by the exons CTGTTCCAAGTACCCGGCTATAATATACCCACCTGTGTTAAGTGCTCCGAACATCTAACCGCCAACGGTTTCTATCCATCTGTACGTGGCGGCGGATCTGGTGGTGGTGCTGGTGCCTCTAGTGCTGTGGATACGCAAAATTTAGCAAATGTCGCAGCAGTTGCAGCGCAACTAAGCAATAACGTGGCCGCTGCTGCTGGCAACAACAACGTTGCTGCTGTCAACGCTTTGGCACAACAattgcaacagcaacatcaacaacagcaacaacagcagcagcagcagcaacaacaacaacagcaacaacatcaattACAATCAACAAGTTCTTCCGAAAGTTTACATTCATCATCTGAGATTACAGAGAAG GTGGACTCGATTTTCAACGAGGAGGGCTCCTGTCCGCTCTGCAACAAGACCTTTTCGCGCAAATCTTCATTACTCACACACATACGGAATCACGCAGCGGAGCGGAAGTTCGtttgtaatttttgcaataaag GTTTTACACAGGCGGCCAATTTGCGCAATCACGAACGCATCCACACAAACGATCGtccgtatgtgtgtgtggattgTGGCAAGCAGTTTACACAG ATCACAAACTTGAATAATCATCGGCGTTTGCACACTGGTGAACGTCCCTTCGTCTGCATCGAACCCGAGTGTGGACGCTCGTTTGCGCAG GTGACCAATCTGAACAATCACATGAAGACGCACCACAAAGTACAGCAATACTGTTGCAATCAATGTCCgaagaagttcacacaagtcaCCTCGCTCAATCAGCATCTGCAAGCGCACGCCGGCATCACCGGCTACTACTGTCCACGCTGTCCGGACAAGACGTTCAAGCAGCAATCACAGCTGCACACACATATGAAGTCTCACGGCATGGCCTTCCCATACGAGTGCACCAAATGCGATGAGAAATTCCTGCAGCAGGCACATCTCGACCAGCACCTGAAGATGCACGACGAGTTCAAATACAAATGCGACACATGTCCCAGCTCATTCAACCAGGAGACGTTGCTCAAGAAGCACGTGCAGCGTCATTTGGAGGGCAG gtACCTCACCTGCCCGGTGGCCAATTGCAATGAAGCTTTCGCAGTGCGTCAGCATTTATCCAAACATTTGCTAACTAATCACGCACACAACGAGCTGCCGCCGCCGAAGCGTTCGAAGAAATCGATAACATTGCAATCGCCGCAACAGCCGTTGGCTATGATCGGTCAGCCGCTCTCCATACAGCACACAGTCGGCCAACGTATGTGTTCGAATACAGGAAGAAAGC GTGGTCGCCCGCGCAAGAACAAAGAACCGCTAAATCCTCCCATCAAAGTTGAGATTAACGAGCCGCTACACAATCAGCACGTCATCAGCAATGCCAGCGGCTTAtctatacaacaacaattaagccAACAtatgcaacagcagcaacaacagcaacagcaactgcatcaacaacagcaacaacagcatcaaTTGCTGGCCCATCAAGTGAAGGCGCGTTTCATACCGACCAAATAG
- the LOC120776092 gene encoding zinc finger protein 329 isoform X4: MESICRLCFQPAALFQVPGYNIPTCVKCSEHLTANGFYPSVRGGGSGGGAGASSAVDTQNLANVAAVAAQLSNNVAAAAGNNNVAAVNALAQQLQQQHQQQQQQQQQQQQQQQQQHQLQSTSSSESLHSSSEITEKVDSIFNEEGSCPLCNKTFSRKSSLLTHIRNHAAERKFVCNFCNKGFTQAANLRNHERIHTNDRPYVCVDCGKQFTQITNLNNHRRLHTGERPFVCIEPECGRSFAQVTNLNNHMKTHHKVQQYCCNQCPKKFTQVTSLNQHLQAHAGITGYYCPRCPDKTFKQQSQLHTHMKSHGMAFPYECTKCDEKFLQQAHLDQHLKMHDEFKYKCDTCPSSFNQETLLKKHVQRHLEGRYLTCPVANCNEAFAVRQHLSKHLLTNHAHNELPPPKRSKKSITLQSPQQPLAMIGQPLSIQHTVGQRGRPRKNKEPLNPPIKVEINEPLHNQHVISNASGLSIQQQLSQHMQQQQQQQQQLHQQQQQQHQLLAHQVKARFIPTK; this comes from the exons CTGTTCCAAGTACCCGGCTATAATATACCCACCTGTGTTAAGTGCTCCGAACATCTAACCGCCAACGGTTTCTATCCATCTGTACGTGGCGGCGGATCTGGTGGTGGTGCTGGTGCCTCTAGTGCTGTGGATACGCAAAATTTAGCAAATGTCGCAGCAGTTGCAGCGCAACTAAGCAATAACGTGGCCGCTGCTGCTGGCAACAACAACGTTGCTGCTGTCAACGCTTTGGCACAACAattgcaacagcaacatcaacaacagcaacaacagcagcagcagcagcaacaacaacaacagcaacaacatcaattACAATCAACAAGTTCTTCCGAAAGTTTACATTCATCATCTGAGATTACAGAGAAG GTGGACTCGATTTTCAACGAGGAGGGCTCCTGTCCGCTCTGCAACAAGACCTTTTCGCGCAAATCTTCATTACTCACACACATACGGAATCACGCAGCGGAGCGGAAGTTCGtttgtaatttttgcaataaag GTTTTACACAGGCGGCCAATTTGCGCAATCACGAACGCATCCACACAAACGATCGtccgtatgtgtgtgtggattgTGGCAAGCAGTTTACACAG ATCACAAACTTGAATAATCATCGGCGTTTGCACACTGGTGAACGTCCCTTCGTCTGCATCGAACCCGAGTGTGGACGCTCGTTTGCGCAG GTGACCAATCTGAACAATCACATGAAGACGCACCACAAAGTACAGCAATACTGTTGCAATCAATGTCCgaagaagttcacacaagtcaCCTCGCTCAATCAGCATCTGCAAGCGCACGCCGGCATCACCGGCTACTACTGTCCACGCTGTCCGGACAAGACGTTCAAGCAGCAATCACAGCTGCACACACATATGAAGTCTCACGGCATGGCCTTCCCATACGAGTGCACCAAATGCGATGAGAAATTCCTGCAGCAGGCACATCTCGACCAGCACCTGAAGATGCACGACGAGTTCAAATACAAATGCGACACATGTCCCAGCTCATTCAACCAGGAGACGTTGCTCAAGAAGCACGTGCAGCGTCATTTGGAGGGCAG gtACCTCACCTGCCCGGTGGCCAATTGCAATGAAGCTTTCGCAGTGCGTCAGCATTTATCCAAACATTTGCTAACTAATCACGCACACAACGAGCTGCCGCCGCCGAAGCGTTCGAAGAAATCGATAACATTGCAATCGCCGCAACAGCCGTTGGCTATGATCGGTCAGCCGCTCTCCATACAGCACACAGTCGGCCAAC GTGGTCGCCCGCGCAAGAACAAAGAACCGCTAAATCCTCCCATCAAAGTTGAGATTAACGAGCCGCTACACAATCAGCACGTCATCAGCAATGCCAGCGGCTTAtctatacaacaacaattaagccAACAtatgcaacagcagcaacaacagcaacagcaactgcatcaacaacagcaacaacagcatcaaTTGCTGGCCCATCAAGTGAAGGCGCGTTTCATACCGACCAAATAG
- the LOC120776092 gene encoding zinc finger protein 140 isoform X2, with protein MESICRLCFQPAALFQVPGYNIPTCVKCSEHLTANGFYPSVRGGGSGGGAGASSAVDTQNLANVAAVAAQLSNNVAAAAGNNNVAAVNALAQQLQQQHQQQQQQQQQQQQQQQQQHQLQSTSSSESLHSSSEITEKQNRQNRRQVNLQNRAKLKMVTMSAFELEKTIQQLDVDSIFNEEGSCPLCNKTFSRKSSLLTHIRNHAAERKFVCNFCNKGFTQAANLRNHERIHTNDRPYVCVDCGKQFTQITNLNNHRRLHTGERPFVCIEPECGRSFAQVTNLNNHMKTHHKVQQYCCNQCPKKFTQVTSLNQHLQAHAGITGYYCPRCPDKTFKQQSQLHTHMKSHGMAFPYECTKCDEKFLQQAHLDQHLKMHDEFKYKCDTCPSSFNQETLLKKHVQRHLEGRYLTCPVANCNEAFAVRQHLSKHLLTNHAHNELPPPKRSKKSITLQSPQQPLAMIGQPLSIQHTVGQRGRPRKNKEPLNPPIKVEINEPLHNQHVISNASGLSIQQQLSQHMQQQQQQQQQLHQQQQQQHQLLAHQVKARFIPTK; from the exons CTGTTCCAAGTACCCGGCTATAATATACCCACCTGTGTTAAGTGCTCCGAACATCTAACCGCCAACGGTTTCTATCCATCTGTACGTGGCGGCGGATCTGGTGGTGGTGCTGGTGCCTCTAGTGCTGTGGATACGCAAAATTTAGCAAATGTCGCAGCAGTTGCAGCGCAACTAAGCAATAACGTGGCCGCTGCTGCTGGCAACAACAACGTTGCTGCTGTCAACGCTTTGGCACAACAattgcaacagcaacatcaacaacagcaacaacagcagcagcagcagcaacaacaacaacagcaacaacatcaattACAATCAACAAGTTCTTCCGAAAGTTTACATTCATCATCTGAGATTACAGAGAAG CAAAACCGGCAAAATCGTCGCCAGGTTAATTTGCAGAATCGCGCGAAATTAAAAATGGTCACAATGTCAGCATTTGAGTTGGAGAAGACCATACAACAGTTAGAC GTGGACTCGATTTTCAACGAGGAGGGCTCCTGTCCGCTCTGCAACAAGACCTTTTCGCGCAAATCTTCATTACTCACACACATACGGAATCACGCAGCGGAGCGGAAGTTCGtttgtaatttttgcaataaag GTTTTACACAGGCGGCCAATTTGCGCAATCACGAACGCATCCACACAAACGATCGtccgtatgtgtgtgtggattgTGGCAAGCAGTTTACACAG ATCACAAACTTGAATAATCATCGGCGTTTGCACACTGGTGAACGTCCCTTCGTCTGCATCGAACCCGAGTGTGGACGCTCGTTTGCGCAG GTGACCAATCTGAACAATCACATGAAGACGCACCACAAAGTACAGCAATACTGTTGCAATCAATGTCCgaagaagttcacacaagtcaCCTCGCTCAATCAGCATCTGCAAGCGCACGCCGGCATCACCGGCTACTACTGTCCACGCTGTCCGGACAAGACGTTCAAGCAGCAATCACAGCTGCACACACATATGAAGTCTCACGGCATGGCCTTCCCATACGAGTGCACCAAATGCGATGAGAAATTCCTGCAGCAGGCACATCTCGACCAGCACCTGAAGATGCACGACGAGTTCAAATACAAATGCGACACATGTCCCAGCTCATTCAACCAGGAGACGTTGCTCAAGAAGCACGTGCAGCGTCATTTGGAGGGCAG gtACCTCACCTGCCCGGTGGCCAATTGCAATGAAGCTTTCGCAGTGCGTCAGCATTTATCCAAACATTTGCTAACTAATCACGCACACAACGAGCTGCCGCCGCCGAAGCGTTCGAAGAAATCGATAACATTGCAATCGCCGCAACAGCCGTTGGCTATGATCGGTCAGCCGCTCTCCATACAGCACACAGTCGGCCAAC GTGGTCGCCCGCGCAAGAACAAAGAACCGCTAAATCCTCCCATCAAAGTTGAGATTAACGAGCCGCTACACAATCAGCACGTCATCAGCAATGCCAGCGGCTTAtctatacaacaacaattaagccAACAtatgcaacagcagcaacaacagcaacagcaactgcatcaacaacagcaacaacagcatcaaTTGCTGGCCCATCAAGTGAAGGCGCGTTTCATACCGACCAAATAG